TTGGCTTAAGAATTAATCTCCTTGCGGGAATTATCAACTACGGACTTTCCTTGCTGTCTTGATTCATGCAAGAGGTCTTTTGTAACCAGTCGAAAATTTGGTTGGCAGTTAATTGTAAATTAGGCAAAAAATCAGGTGTCACCAGTTGCTTGTCCTCAGTCCCTGTTTCGACAAAAATTGGTTGTGCTTGAGATTGGAAAATTAAGATAGTTTTCGCTTCTGGGTCAATCAACCAGCCTAAACGGCAACCATGGTTTAAACAGTACAAAATATTATCAATGACCCTCGTCACGCTTTGATCTGGAGACAAAATCTCAATCGTCCAATCGGGTGCTTGATTAACGACATTTTCAAGATTGCCCTCCGCATCACGGGGAATATTTTCGTACTCTAAAACCACCACATCTGGAACAATCGCCCGATCGCCAATGCGACATCTTAATTCTGGAAAGGCGATCGCCACTTTTTGCGATTTAGCAACAGCATTAATTGTCGTCACCAACTCTCCCTGAATCATACTATGCTTGGCTTGAGGCATCGGCTTTTGGTAAATTTTTCCGTTGATATATTCGCTGGCTGGTTTCGTTTCTGGCTGTGCCAAGAATTGTTCTAGAGAAATGGATTGAGTTGGTTGGACTGGCGTTTTAACCATTAGATTTAACTCCTAAAATTCATCGCTCTACGTCAAAAATCGAGATAATCAGACCATCCATGAACTCTCGATATTTCACCAGTTTATCAACGTCGTCAAATGAGAAGGCGATCGCCTTTCCCTTCGATCAATTCGTAGTTTGACAGTAGGGCTTATCAAAAATCTTGAGGTAATACGGGAGCTACCGTTGTATTTTGAGAGAGACCCATTTCCCAGAAATCATGCTTGCCAAGGTTCCAGAACGTCAGATGCATTGGGTGCGCTGGGGACTAACCCTCGGTTGGCTCCTGTTGATTGTTTCTCTGTTTTTTGATCCCGTTTCTAGCCAGCTCACCACGCCGGATCATCCGTGGAGTCCGATTCGCATTAATCCTGAGCAATGTATTTTGGTGCAGGGCGAATGTTTGCCGGATCAGCCTTATCCGCTGGGAGCACCAATTTTCTGGGGGATTATTGTGCCCAGTGCCATTTTTATTTTGTTGGTATTTGGTCACGAATTTTGGCGACGCATTTGTCCCCTCTCGTTTATTTCCCAGATTCCCCGCGCGATGGGTTGGGAACGTAAAAATAAGCGGGTTAATAAGAAAACAGGCAAGGTTCGCTACGAGCTGGTGAAGGTCAAAAAAGATTCTTGGCTCGCAAAAAATCATCTGCTACTGCAATTGGGGCTGTTTTATGTTGGTCTAAATTTTCGGATTTTGTTCGTCAATTCAAACCGTTTGGCTTTGGGTTCATTTTTGCTTTTTACGATCGCCGCATCTTTAGTCGTTGGTTTCCTCTACGGCGGAAAATCTTGGTGTCAATATTTTTGTCCCATGGCTCCTGTCCAGCAAATCTACGCGGAACCCAGAGGTTTGCTCGCTAGTACTGCCCACGAGGGCGATCGCCAACCCATTAGCCAGTCCATGTGTCGCACAGTGAGTCCCGAAGGCAAAGAAATGACCGCCTGTGTCGCTTGCACCAGTCCTTGTATTGATATCGATGCCGAACGTTCCTATTGGCAAGCCCTGACCGATCCCCAGCAGCAATGGCTTTATTACGGTTATGTGGGTGTGGTGGTCGGCTATTTTCTCTTTTATTTTTTGTATTCCGGCAATTGGGATTATTACCTTTCTGGCATGTGGGCCCACGATGAAACCCAATTAAATACCCTCTTAAAACCCGGTTTATATTTGTTTAATCAGGCGATCGCCATCCCGAAGATCATTGCAGCGCCCATCGTCCTCGCAATCTTTGGCGTTGCTGGATATGGCCTTGGTCGCCAAATCGAATCGCGCTACAAAGTTTATCAACGCAAAAAACACCGTCCCCTCAGTGCCGAAGAAGTACGCCATCGCGTTTTTTCTGTCAGCACATTTTTTGTATTTAATTTTTTCTTTCTCTTTGCCAGCCGCAACTTTATTGCATTATTGCCCGCACCAATTCCCTATTTATTTCCAGCCCTAATCGCCTTGTGCAGCACCCTATGGCTTTATCGCACTTGGCAACGGAGCAACAATCGCTACAACCGGGAAAGTTTGGCGGGTCGCCTCCGTAAACAGCTACGCAAACTTAATTTAGATACCGCGCAATTTCTGGAGGGTCAATCTATTGATGACTTAAATGCCGACGAGATTTATGTGTTGGCAAAAGTGCTGCCCGGATTCTCCAAGGAAAAACGCCTGCAAACTTATAAAGGCATTATGCGGGAGTCCATTGAAGAGGGCTATGTGGCAGTGGATCAAGTGTTTGAAGGGCTGCAACTCATGCGCCAAGAATTGGAGATTGCCGACAAAGAGCATGAACAAATTCTTGATGAGTTGATGGCAGAAAATCCGGAACTCTTCCGTGGCGATCGCCCCCACAGTCGAGAAGATTCATTACGTTTAGAAAGTTTCCGGGAGACCTTCCTCGAAACGGTTTTAGAGTCTTGGAAAGATCACCCCGAAGAATCCCACATTCAGGAATTGGCGCAGGTATTCCAGAAAAATGGCTCGCCGGAAGATCTGAAAAAGTTAATGGCTTATTTGTCAAAGAGCGATCAAAAAATGGTTGCTTATCTTCGACAGGAATATGGCATCTCTGACGATGATGAGATGATTGCCCTCCGCCGCACCGAACCCGACGAACTCTGGCAGGCGATCGCCCTAAATATTGATGTGTTAGAGACACTAGCCCACGACGATGCCGCATCAGATCATTCCGTCTTACGGCAACTTTTCTCCGAGATTGACACGGACAATTCCGGCGGTATTAACATCAAAGAACTCAAAGTATTTATCAAAAATATCATCCCTAACTTTACCGATGATCAGATTGAGATGATGTTTAACCGCGCCGATATCATTGGCAACAACATGATTACCTATGAAGAATTTTGTGTATTGTTTAGAAAAATTGGCCAACAGCACACGGCTAAAAAATAAGACACTTTAACTAATTACAATCGCAGCGATCCATTTAAGTCGCTGCTTTTTTTGGCGATCGCCCTTCATTTTTCTCGACAAAACACTGGCAACCGCAAACCATCAAGATTCCCGGATTAACATACTTATCGTACCCAGTACAATAGAATGACAAAAACTTAAATAATGTTGCCTCTATGCTAGAAGCCTACCGTAAACACGCCGAAGAACGTGCTGCTCTGGGCATTCCGCCGTTGCCCCTCACCGCAGAACAGGTCTCTGAGCTTTGCGAACTTCTCAAAAATCCTCCCGAAGCAGATAAAGAAGAATTACTCAGTTTACTGCGCGATCGCGTGCCCCCCGGCGTAGACGAAGCAGCTTACGTCAAAGCTGGATTTTTAACTGGCATTGCCAAAAAAGAAATTACCTGTCCCCTCATTAGTCCCCAAGGTGCAGTCGATCTCCTCGGCACAATGATCGGCGGCTATAACGTTCAGTCCCTCGTAGAACTGCTCAAGTCCAGTAACACAAATATTGCCAACGCGGCGGCGATCGCCCTCAGCAAAACGCTGTTAGTTTTCGATGCCTTTAACGACGTTCTTGAACTATCCGATACCAATCCCTACGCCAAACAAGTCATTGACGCATGGGCAGAAGCCGCTTGGTTTATCGGTAAACCCAAAGTCCCCGAAACCATCACCGTCACCATCTTTAAAGTGCCCGGCGAAACCAATACCGACGACCTTTCCCCCGCACCCCACGCCACAACCCGCCCCGACATTCCGCTGCACTCCTTAGCGATGCTGGAATCAAAAATGCCCGAAGGTCTCGAAACCATCGCCGAACTCAAGAAAAAAGGTCATCCCGTCGCCTATGTTGGCGATGTAGTTGGTACAGGCTCTTCCCGCAAATCTGCGATCAACTCTGTGCTTTGGCAACTCGGCGAAGAAATTCCTTTCGTACCGAACAAAAAAGCGGGCGGCTATA
The genomic region above belongs to [Limnothrix rosea] IAM M-220 and contains:
- a CDS encoding Uma2 family endonuclease encodes the protein MVKTPVQPTQSISLEQFLAQPETKPASEYINGKIYQKPMPQAKHSMIQGELVTTINAVAKSQKVAIAFPELRCRIGDRAIVPDVVVLEYENIPRDAEGNLENVVNQAPDWTIEILSPDQSVTRVIDNILYCLNHGCRLGWLIDPEAKTILIFQSQAQPIFVETGTEDKQLVTPDFLPNLQLTANQIFDWLQKTSCMNQDSKESP
- a CDS encoding EF-hand domain-containing protein gives rise to the protein MLAKVPERQMHWVRWGLTLGWLLLIVSLFFDPVSSQLTTPDHPWSPIRINPEQCILVQGECLPDQPYPLGAPIFWGIIVPSAIFILLVFGHEFWRRICPLSFISQIPRAMGWERKNKRVNKKTGKVRYELVKVKKDSWLAKNHLLLQLGLFYVGLNFRILFVNSNRLALGSFLLFTIAASLVVGFLYGGKSWCQYFCPMAPVQQIYAEPRGLLASTAHEGDRQPISQSMCRTVSPEGKEMTACVACTSPCIDIDAERSYWQALTDPQQQWLYYGYVGVVVGYFLFYFLYSGNWDYYLSGMWAHDETQLNTLLKPGLYLFNQAIAIPKIIAAPIVLAIFGVAGYGLGRQIESRYKVYQRKKHRPLSAEEVRHRVFSVSTFFVFNFFFLFASRNFIALLPAPIPYLFPALIALCSTLWLYRTWQRSNNRYNRESLAGRLRKQLRKLNLDTAQFLEGQSIDDLNADEIYVLAKVLPGFSKEKRLQTYKGIMRESIEEGYVAVDQVFEGLQLMRQELEIADKEHEQILDELMAENPELFRGDRPHSREDSLRLESFRETFLETVLESWKDHPEESHIQELAQVFQKNGSPEDLKKLMAYLSKSDQKMVAYLRQEYGISDDDEMIALRRTEPDELWQAIALNIDVLETLAHDDAASDHSVLRQLFSEIDTDNSGGINIKELKVFIKNIIPNFTDDQIEMMFNRADIIGNNMITYEEFCVLFRKIGQQHTAKK